A window of Candidatus Gracilibacteria bacterium genomic DNA:
ACTCTCTGGTTGAGAAAAACAAAGGATCTCTATAGCTCGATTATTTTTAAAAAATCCTGAGATACTTATACTTGATGAAGCGACGTCTGCCCTTGATAATGTCACGGAGAAAAAAATCGAAATAGCCTTAAAAAATCTCATGAAAGGAAAAACAAGTATTATTATTGCTCATAGACTCTCAACTATTCAACATGTTGACTCTATTTTTTTACTTGAAAATTGAAAAATTGTAGAATCTGGCAATTATAAGGAACTCATATCAAAAAAGTGAAAATTTTGGAGTCTTGCAAACCCAGAGAAACTCATTTTGTGATAAGGTTAATTTTACTATAATACTCACCATTTATAAAAATATTTCAAATCATGAATCATCTCGCAATTATAATGGACTGAAATCGTAGATGGGCTAAAGAACGTTTTATGCCTGCAATTTTTTGACATAAAGCGTGATTTGATACTGTAAAAAAAATCACGAAACACGCGAGAAATGCTTGAATTCAGTATCTTACTCTATGGGCCCTCTCTACTGAGAACTTAGTGAAAAGAGACGCTGAAGAAATTGCTGGAATAATAAAAATAATAACGTATGTTCCAAAACTTTTGCCAGAGTTTATGGAAAATTGAGTAAAAATTCAAGTTATTTGAGATATATCAAAGCTTCCTGTTGAAACACAAAAAATTCTGAGTGATACTATAGAAATAACTAAAAACAATACTGAAATATTTCTTACAATTGCTCTGGTATATGGAGGACAAAATGAAATAGTACGTGCCACAAAAAAAATTATACTCGCTTGAGTTAATCCCGATGATCTTGATGAAACTGAGTTTAGAAAATATACCGACAGCGCAATTTTACCAGCTCCTGATATGATTATTAGGACTTGATGAGATGTTAGACATTCGTGATTTCTCCTCTATGACAGTGCGTATGCTGAGTATTATTTTACCAATAAAAATTGGCCTGAATTTGATGAAGAAGAACTTTTGAAAGCACTCGCTAGCTACAATGATCGAAAACGTAATTTTTGAAAATAAAATATGAAACTTCCAAAATGGTACAATGAATATAAAAATTTGATTGAGAGCTCTATTGATAAGTATTTAGATACATATCTATCACTTCCAAGTTCGGAACCTCTTGAGCAATTTAAAGAGGTAATTAAGTATTCATGTAAATGATGAAAAAAACTTCGCTCGATTCTGGCTCTTGAG
This region includes:
- the uppS gene encoding di-trans,poly-cis-decaprenylcistransferase: MNHLAIIMDGNRRWAKERFMPAIFGHKAGFDTVKKITKHARNAGIQYLTLWALSTENLVKRDAEEIAGIIKIITYVPKLLPEFMENGVKIQVIGDISKLPVETQKILSDTIEITKNNTEIFLTIALVYGGQNEIVRATKKIILAGVNPDDLDETEFRKYTDSAILPAPDMIIRTGGDVRHSGFLLYDSAYAEYYFTNKNWPEFDEEELLKALASYNDRKRNFGK